From a single Nicotiana tabacum cultivar K326 chromosome 8, ASM71507v2, whole genome shotgun sequence genomic region:
- the LOC107826032 gene encoding uncharacterized protein LOC107826032, whose protein sequence is MAKLKVTNIVFFLLLGIGICSAARTLLTYDHVGVGAEVGAYGAGHGIGGGAGGGVAGGGYAGGGGGGSGGGGGYGAAGDHGYASGGGSGGGAGGGSGYAAGGEHGAGYAGGGGGGSGAGGGYAGGGHDAGHASGGGEGGGSGYGAGGAPGGGYGAGGGGGSGGGGASAGGAHGGGYAEGAGGGSGGGYGAGGAPGGGYGGGGGHGGGGGGAYAGGAGGAAGGGYGSGGGAGGGAGGAHGGAYGGGGGGSGAGGGGAYAGGGEHAGGYGGGAGGGEGGGHGGGYAP, encoded by the coding sequence ATGGCGAAGCTTAAAGTTACTAACATTGTTTTCTTTCTGTTATTGGGCATAGGAATATGTTCAGCTGCTAGAACCCTCCTCACTTATGATCATGTAGGTGTTGGGGCTGAGGTAGGCGCCTATGGTGCAGGCCATGGCATTGGTGGTGGCGCTGGTGGTGGTGTTGCTGGTGGAGGCTATGCTGGTGGTGGTGGAGGAGGTTCCGGTGGAGGTGGTGGATATGGAGCTGCAGGTGACCATGGTTATGCCAGCGGAGGTGGCAGTGGAGGTGGAGCCGGTGGTGGTTCTGGCTATGCAGCTGGAGGAGAGCATGGTGCTGGATATGCTGGAGGAGGTGGTGGTGGAAGCGGGGCAGGAGGTGGCTATGCTGGTGGAGGACACGATGCTGGACATGCAAGTGGTGGTGGCGAAGGTGGTGGTAGCGGATATGGTGCTGGAGGAGCACCGGGTGGTGGTTATGGTGCTGGAGGTGGTGGAGGTAGTGGTGGCGGCGGAGCATCTGCAGGTGGAGCACATGGTGGTGGATATGCTGAAGGCGCAGGAGGAGGAAGTGGCGGCGGCTACGGAGCTGGTGGGGCACCAGGTGGTGGATATGGTGGTGGAGGTGGGCATGGAGGTGGTGGCGGTGGTGCTTATGCTGGAGGAGCAGGGGGAGCAGCAGGTGGTGGATACGGTAGTGGAGGAGGAGCTGGTGGTGGTGCAGGAGGAGCACATGGAGGAGCATATGGAGGCGGTGGCGGCGGTAGTGGTGCCGGTGGAGGTGGAGCCTACGCTGGAGGAGGTGAGCATGCTGGTGGATATGGAGGAGGTGCTGGAGGTGGTGAAGGTGGTGGACACGGTGGTGGCTACGCCCCTTGA